In Sphingobium sp. Z007, one DNA window encodes the following:
- a CDS encoding helix-turn-helix domain-containing protein yields the protein MKHNLAQDLEQCALPSALEMMGERWSFLILRGALSGIRHFEEFQSTLGIARNILANRLARLVENGILVREPMQCDRRKVEYRLTEKGQGLAPAMIALRQWGERWGCGTTACQVLADKRDGQPIRPIGILSHDGRVLGLSDLVWLCTDEVTPMGEEPAVAA from the coding sequence ATGAAACATAATCTTGCCCAGGATTTGGAACAATGCGCATTGCCCAGCGCGCTGGAGATGATGGGCGAACGCTGGTCCTTCCTCATTCTGCGCGGCGCCCTGTCGGGTATCCGCCATTTCGAGGAGTTCCAGTCGACGTTGGGGATCGCGCGCAACATATTGGCCAACCGACTCGCCCGGCTGGTCGAGAACGGCATTTTGGTGCGTGAGCCGATGCAGTGCGACCGGCGCAAGGTCGAATATCGACTGACCGAGAAAGGACAGGGGCTGGCCCCCGCCATGATCGCGCTGCGCCAGTGGGGCGAGCGGTGGGGCTGCGGCACGACCGCCTGCCAAGTGCTGGCCGACAAGCGCGACGGGCAACCGATCCGCCCGATCGGCATATTGTCGCATGACGGGCGGGTGCTGGGGCTGTCCGACCTGGTGTGGCTTTGCACCGACGAAGTGACGCCAATGGGCGAAGAACCGG